The sequence below is a genomic window from Geitlerinema sp. PCC 9228.
GTTGTTTTGGCGGTACATTGGCAATTCCCCAGCGAAATTCCCAAATCCCTTCCGCTAGCAATCCATTGACCGTCGCGATCGCGGCCGTTACCATAGTAGGACCGGAAATTTGTCCCAAATGCAAAATCGGCAAATTGTGAGGACTTTGGCTGTATCCCAGGGAACTCCACCATAAAGGAGACTGCGACCAAAGATGTTCCAAACTCACCCACAAAGCCACCGCCAGCAAAACCCGCCAAACCGTAGCGGCGATGGTGGATTTCTGGCGTAGCAATATTCTTCTCAAAACGCTTTCTCCCACCGCCAGCCATCCTGCCCAAAGAACTGCTAAAATCGTTCCCCATAGGGTAATGCTAACCCAACAAAAAATCGCGATCGCCAAACTAGGAAAAAAGGGAACCCCCATCCAGGTCAGAGGATGAACCCCCGTTATCCAAAATAAAGCAATTCCGTAAAACCCAACTCCCCAAATTCCCCCCAGCCAACCGCAACGCAGCCAAAAACGCCAGCCACCCAAACGATAATTTTTCTCAACCAGCCAGCTTTCATAGCGAATTGCCAGCCACAAAGGAACCAACGCCACCCATCCCAACCACCACCAGTCAAACGGGGATGGCGTCAGACCCATAGCCAACCCGCCAACCAAAACCCATCCCCACCAAGCGGGAGAAAAAGACCCCGCCAATACCTGCGGGATAGACTCGCGTAGCTTCTGCAGCAAAATGTTCTCTACACCTCTAACTGCCTAGATACCGACGAACAAAGGACTCCAAAGACTCCATCTTCATGTTAAAAGTAGACTCTAAAGTTTCTATTTCTTCCTGGGTACAGTAAAATTCATTCGCCAGCAATACGCGCAGGGTTCCCAAAGATTTCTGCAAGTCGGGATTGACAATGCCAAACGCATCGCGAATTCCATCAAAAACAAACAAGGGAACGGTGACCACAATTGGTTCCTGCTGGAAAACCCGACCAAAAATTTGCGGCGTTTCTTCGCGCGTCATAATTTCTGGACCCCCCACGGGGAAAATTTGATTTTTGGCAGCTTCCACCATCACCGAATCAATGGCGATTTTCGCCACATCATCGGTACTCACCGTGGAAGTGCGATTTTTGGGGTCTCCCAGTAGCAAATAAAAGCCAGTATCCCTTTGTCTTTCTGCTAAAGGAAGTAAATTGGAAGCAAAACCAGAAGGTCGCAAAATGGTATATGGCAAACCGCTGGCTTGTAGGTATTTTTCCACTTCCCGCTTGGCTTTGAAAACTGGCGAGTCTTCAAAGTTGCGGTCCGCGCCTAAAACCGATATAAAAACAAAATGTTCCACCGATG
It includes:
- a CDS encoding SDR family oxidoreductase: MFLVTGATGGLGRRIVRQLRDRELPVRAFVRLTSNYSELEQRGAEIFIGDLTRERDLQRACRGVKYIISAHGSNEASGGAAELDYRANIDLIDFAKEASVEHFVFISVLGADRNFEDSPVFKAKREVEKYLQASGLPYTILRPSGFASNLLPLAERQRDTGFYLLLGDPKNRTSTVSTDDVAKIAIDSVMVEAAKNQIFPVGGPEIMTREETPQIFGRVFQQEPIVVTVPLFVFDGIRDAFGIVNPDLQKSLGTLRVLLANEFYCTQEEIETLESTFNMKMESLESFVRRYLGS